In Luteipulveratus mongoliensis, the DNA window ACCCTCGACATCGGCTCCGCACACCCCGCGGGTGTGGCCAAGCTGCTCGCCGGTCATCCCGTACGTCTCTCCGAGCTCGTGCGGGAGGACGGCGCGTACGCCGATGCGTTGCGTCGGGCGCGCACCATCCGTGCCAAGACGGTCGAGCTGGCTCAGGAGCGGGGCGTGTCGGCCGGCTTCCTCGCGATGGGGATGGCGACCTGGGACGTGCCTTCGTCGTACAGCCGGGTCCCGAAGGCGCCGGTGTTCCTGCGCCGGCTCTCCCTGCGACCGGTCGTCGGGGCCTCCAGCGACCTGGTCGTCACCGTGGGTGACGAGGTCGAGGTCAACGAGGTCCTGCTGTCCTACCTCGAGTCCGAGTGCGGCATCGGTATCGACCCGGTGAAGTTCGGCAACCTCGCCCATGACGGCGACCGCATCGACCCGCAGCCGGCGTACGACGCGCTGGTCAAGGTCTGTGAGCCGGAGGTCCCGGGCTTCCGGATCGCCTCATCGCTGGTGCTCGGGACCTTCTCGTACGCCAAGCTCCCGATGGTCACCGACCTCACCGCCCAGGGTGACGCCCTGGCAGCCCACGACGTCATCGCGGCCCTGGCCGGCGACCCGGACGCGATCGAGGCCGTGCGGGCCGAGGCGCCCGAGCGCATCGGCGAGAGCATCCTCGACGACGAACGCCTGGTCCTGGACGCCGACACCTCGCAGCAGGCGGTCATCGAGGCCGTCAGCGCCGGCTCGCACCTGGTCGTGAAGGGTCCGCCTGGCACGGGCAAGAGCCAGACCATCGCCAACCTCATCGCCACGCTCGCCGCCCGCGGTCAGCGGGTGCTGTTCGTCGCCGAGAAGCGGGCCGCCATCGACGCCGTCGTCGGTCGGCTGCAGCGACGTGGCCTGGACGAGCTGGTGCTCGACGCGCACGACGGCCGCCCCCACCGCGCCACGCTTGCACAGTCGCTGACGGACACGCTCGACCGAGTGGTGGCCACGGCGGGAGGCACTGGCCCCGCTGTGGACCCGCGGCTCGTCGACCGTCGGGACCGCCTCATCGACCACCGCCGTGCCATGCACGACTCCCGCCTGCCGTGGGGCGTCACCGTCGATGAGGCGCAGACCGCGATCCTGCAGCTCGCGTCACTGCCGCACCCGCCGCGCTCCCACGTGCGACTGATCGGCTCCGACCTGCACGGCATCACGGCTCGCCGCCGCGATGAGCTGTCGCAGGATCTCGAGGACGTGTCGGCGGTGGGCGCCTGGGCCACGGAGGGGGAGCCGGACCCGTGGTTCGGCGCGCGCATCGTCGGCAAGGACCAGACTGACCGCACCCGCGCGTTGGTGATCCAGCTGGCCACCCACGGGATGGCCGAGCATCGCGCCCGCCTCGACGGGCTCGCCGACCAGGTCGGACTGACGCCGCCCCGCACCATCCTGGAGGCCGACGACCAGCTCGAGCTGATGAGCAGGGTCTTCCGGACGCTCGAGACCTTCAAGGTGGACCTGTTCGAGGCGCCGGTGGACGAGCTGGTGGCCGCGACCGGCTCCCGTGCGTACCGCAACGAGCACGGCATCGAGCTCGGCCAGATCGATCGGCGCCGACTGCGGAGCCAGGCGCGCTCGCTGCTGCGCCCCGGCCGTCCGCCCGCCGACGTGCACGGCGTCCTCGTGCGGGCCGCGGCTCAGCGGCGGCAGTGGCGTGAGGCGAGCGGTCCCGGCTCGCGGCCGAGCGCACCGATCGAGGTGCCCGACGTGCAGCGAGCCCACGAGCGTTTTCGCGACCAGCTCGACTGGCTCGCCTCGCGACTCGAAGGCACTGCCGAGGGCAACGATCTCATCCACGCCGACTTCGACGACCTGCACGACCGGTTGCTACGGCTCGCCGACACGTGCGACCGGCTCGCCGTCGTACCCCAGGTCATCAGCCGGGTCGACCGGCTGCGCGCCAACGGCCTCGGCCCGGTCGTGGACGACTTCGCGCGGCGGGGACTGGACGCCGAGCGGGTGCCTGAGGAGTTCGCGTTCGTGTGGTGGAGCTCGGTGCTCGCCGAGATCGCCGACCGCGACACAACCTATGGCGCACACGACGGGCATCAGCTGCGCCGGATCGAGCAGGAGTACGCCGACAACGACCGCGCGCACATCGATGCCGGTGTCGCTCGGGTCCAGGACGCGGTCGACGCGCAGATCCGACGCGTGATGACGGACCTGCCCGAGCAGGCCGACATCGTGCGCGTAGAAGCCGACCGCGCCCGCGGCCACCTCTCGTTGCGTGACCTGCTCGCCCAGGCGCCCGAGCTGATGACCTCGGTGCGCCCCTGCTGGGCGATGTCACCGCTCGTGGTGGCCTCCGTCGTACCGCCCGGTCTGTGGTTCGACGTCGTCGTGTTCGACGAGGCGTCACAGGTGCCGCCGGCGCAGGCGATCTCAGCGATCTCGCGCGCGAGTCAGGTTGTCGTTGCTGGGGATCCGCGTCAGCTGCCGCCGACGCCGTTCTACATCACGGACACTGAGGGCGACACCGCGCCGACCGATCTGCAGGCCGAGGGTGTCGTGTCCGTGCTCGATCTGCTGTCCACGATGCTGCCGACGCAGGAGCTGACCTGGCACTACCGCTCGCACGACGAGCGGCTGATCGCGTTCGCCAACGCGCAGATCTATCGCGGCGGGCTGGTGACGTTCCCGGGCACAGCGACGGACGGCGTCGTACGCCTTGATGTCGTCAGCGGTCGCGGAGACGGCGAGACGTCGACCGTCGAGGTGGACCGGGTCGTGGAGGTGATCCTCGATCACGCGCGCCGCCGGCCCGAGGAGTCGCTCGGTGTCATCACCCTCGGCGTGCGGCACGCGCAGCGGGTCGAGGATGCCGTACGCCGGGCGTTCGCCGAGTCGGCCGACCTCGCCGACTTCATCGCCGACCACGACAAGACCGAGCCGTTCTTCATCAAGCCGCTCGAGCGCGTACAGGGTGACGAGCGGGACGCCGTGGTGCTGTCGATCGGGTTCGGGCGGCAGCCCAATGGTCGGGTGCCTCACAAGTTCGGGCCGCTCAACCTCGAAGGCGGCGAGCGGCGGCTCAACGTCGCGATCACCCGTGCGCGGCGGCGGATGACGGTCGTGTCGTCGTTCTCCGGCGACGAGCTCGAGGTGCCCAAGCTGCGCGCTCGCGGGGCTCAGATGTTGCGCGACTTCCTGCTCTACGCATCCTCGGGTGGCGCGGCGCGTCGGGTGGTCGGCGAGTCTGGCGCCGGCGAGCACGGCCGGTCGAGTGGCCGGACCGCCGGCGGAGGCGTGTCGAGACCCGCTGACCGGCCGAAGCCCACCATCGTGGCCGGCCGCAGACGGCTCACCGCCTCGACCGGGAGCGTGCTCGACCGACCGTTCCTGCCCGAGACGCCGCGGCGGCCGGAGACGCCCGTCGTGGCCGAGCTCGCGCGCCGGCTGCGGGACAAGGGTCTGGTCGTGCACACCAGCCACGGCATCTCGACGCACCCGCTCGACCTGGCCATCGAGGACCCCCTCCGTCCGGGCGAGATGCTCGTGGCGGTCGAGACCGACGGCCCGGTCTATGCCGGAACTCCCGGCGTCCGAGAGCGGGACCGGCTGCGGCTGGAACAGCTTCAGCGGCTCGGCTGGGCGCACGAGCGGGTGTGGGCGGTCGACGTCTTCCGGGACCCGGCACGTGATGTGGCGCGCATCCTCGGCACGGTGCAGTTGGCGTCGCAGCAGCGGGCCGAGCGGCGCCGCCGTCTTGCGGAGGAGGCGCAGCCGCCGCAAGCCCGTCCGGTCGTCGAGACCGAGGACGACGAGCCCGACGACGTCGACGAGGTCGACGACGACGTCGCCGCAGACGCAGCCGCAGACGATGTGACTGACGTGGCCTACGGTGACGATGCGGATGCCCCTGAAGGCGACACGGACGTCGCCGGGGACGACCAGGACGAGGATCCGGGGGACGACGAGCAGGACGATGACGGTCCCGCGGACGACGAAGAGGACGGCGAGGAGCCCGCTGACGAGCAGGACGACGCGGAGCCTGCGGACGCGGATGACATTGCTAGCGAAGAGGATTCGTCTGACGAGGAGTCCGAGTCGGCGCCGCACGAGGAGCGCGGCGCGTGACTGAGGAGGAGCCACCCGGCCTTCCCGATGACCAGGATCCAGTGATGTCGGGCGACGGGACCGAGAGCGCGGACAGGCGGCGCCGTCAAAGCCGCCGGGCGACGCGGAAGGCTACGGGTGGTGTCGATCAGGTCGGCGGCCGACCGGATCAGACCGACGACGATCTCGACCCGGACGAGTCGAACGACCAGAGGAAGGACTCGCCGCAGGACCGCTGGCTGCACGAGCAGCGCCCACCCCACTGGGAGTGACCCGCGCATCGCGCCAGTCCGGGTCCGGCCCACGTTCTGGCGCAGCTAGCCTCGCGGGCCCTTGTTTCCGATCGCAAAGTGTCTCGCGTCTTCGCAGATGTCTCCTCTCGTGGAGAGGCATCTGCGAAGACGCGAGGCACTTTGCAGCTGGGAACCTGGTCCGAACGTCTCCGCGACCGACCTGTCTCCGACCAACGCAACGGATCCGATGGCCGACCGTGCGGCGGGCCCGCGCGGCGCGATGGGGTGTGGAGCTTCTTCACGACTACCCATGCATGCTTGAAGGGGCAGGACCTTGATCAGTCCTGCCCCTTCTTGTGCTCGGCTCGAGGTCCGAGCCGAGAGGTAATCAGCCGCGCGCGCGCAGCTCGTCGCGGATCTCCGTGAGCACATCTACCTCAGTCTTGCCCTGGTCCTCGTTGTCCATACCCAGACGGGTACGCGCGAGCTGGTAGGGCTTGACGACGAAGAAGTAGACCACCGCTGCGAGGATCAAGAAGGCGACCAGCTCGGTCAGCAAGGCGCCGACATGAACATCGCCGGGCGTCCAGTTCGAGAAGTTGGGCGTGCCACCGGCCTTGCCGATCAGGTCCATGATGACCGTCACGAACGCCTTGACGACAAGCCCGAACGCAGCAGCCATGACGAACGCCACAGCAAGCTCGACCAAGTTGCCTCGGAGAATGAAGTCCTTGAAGCCCTTCATGGGGTTCAGTCCTTTGCTTGAGGGGAAATGAATCGGCCCTCAACCTAGCCGAATGACCATGCATCAGGAACGATCCGGACGGGCCAGGCGTTGCGTTCTATTTCACAGTGATCTTGGGGCGCGACGCACTGTTTTCTTGTTCTTGGCCCGGCTGTCACTCACTTCTCCTGGCTGTGTCCACAGATTCTGGAGTTGCTCATGTGGTCGGGCGTAGGGCCAGCAGAACGGCCGTCCCGGGGGACTGGCTGCCGGCCTGGGCCATCGCCAGTGCACCCGCCACCGAACGGTCCACGGCCAGGAGTACGCCGGGCGGCTGGGCGGCCTGAGCCGCGGACAGCCGGCCGCCATCGGCCTGCACGGCGGCGACCGTGCCGACCACGCGAAGGTCGCGTCCCACCTGGCGCCCTGAGGCTGCGGCCCAGGCGTCGACGCGATCGCCCACCCGCACCGTCGAGATCAGCGACTGGTCGCTGATCGGCACGCTCACCACGACCTGGTCGGCTGCGACGGGCGGCAGCGTGTGGGCGCTCCGCAGTCGAGTCGATGTCACCGGCTCGCCTGGACTGAGCGGGGTCACCACCGTCTGCCCGACCAGACGCGCGAGGGGCGGACCAGCAGGCAGCGACGCGCGTAGCGGCCACCGCGTGGTCTCGAGATCGGCCGCGACCAGACGTTGGCCGGCCGGTATGGCGTGCGCAGCCACCACGACGGCTTTCGTGGGCTCGTCAGCAGGACGCACCGCGCCGATCACACCGACGGAGGCCACCGCGACGAGCAGACCGGATGCAGCGCGCCGCCCGCGGGCGCGACGCCAGGCCGACTCACGGCTGTCGCCCTGCCAGGTGTCCGGAAGGAGCCGCTCCCATCGAGGGCGTGCCACCGGACCGGTCGCCTTGTCGTTCACGGCAGCTCGAGCGGCAACGTCAGGCCGTCGAGCGAACGACGGCAGGCGCACGTCGCCTCGTCGTCGGACTCCGGGTCGGGCAGCTGCGAGATCGCCTGCTGCAGAACGGTTTTCAGACCCTCGATGTTGTCGGCGAAGACCCGCAGCACCTCCTCGTGGGTGACGTGCTCGCCCACCTCGACGCCGGCGTCGTGGTCGGTCACCAGGCAGACGCAGGTGAAGCACATCGCCAGCTCGCGAGCGATGGACGCCTCGGGCATGCCGGTCATGCCGACCACGCTCCAGCCGGCTGCCTGGTGCCACTGAGACTCAGCCCGGGAGGAGAAGCGCGGCCCGTTGACGACCACGAGCGTGCCGCCGTCCACCGGTTCGGATCCGCCATTGGACGCGGCCGCGGTCAGGACGGTCTCGCGCCCGCGCGGGCAGTAGGGATCGGCAAAGGCGACGTGAACGACCGGCCCGACGGCGTTGCTGGCCCCTTGCTCGGGCTCCTCCTCCGACGCGGTTCGCAGGCTCCCCGCGGTCGGCATCGTCGCTCCGTCGTACACCGTGTGCTCCCGACCCCAGGTGCGGTCGACGACCTGGTCGGGGACGACGAGGGTGCCTGGACCGAGCTCGGGACGGAGCGAGCCGACGGCGCAGGGCGCGAGGACCTGGCGGACGCCGAGGGATCGCAGCGCCCAGAGGTTGGCGCGGTAGTTGACCCGGTGGGGTGGGAAGCGGTGGCCCTGGCCGTGCCGGGCCAGGAAGGCCACTCGCCGGCCGTCGAGGTCACCGACCGCGACCGCATCACTGGGCTCGCCGAACGGTGTCTCGACCGTCACGTGCTCGACGCCGTCGAGGAAGGAGTAGAAGCCGGATCCGCCGATCACGCCGATGTCGGCACGAGGTGTCTGGGTCATGGCCGCAGGCTAACCAGCGACGGATGGCATGCGGCAGGCCGCCGGTCAGGTCTGTGGACCGCCGGCCGCCTACGAGGAGGGGTGTGGACCGCCGAGGCTCAGGCGGCGCCGGAGGTGCTGCTCGAGGAGGTCGACTTCGAGTCGCTGGAGGAGCTGGACGACGTCTTGGTGTCGGATGACGAGGACGAGGACGAGGACGAGGACGAGGAGCTGGACTCCGAGGACGACTTCTTGTCCGACGAGACGCTCGTCGTGGACGAGGACGACTTGCCCTTGCTGTCGCTACGGCTGTCGTTGCGGTAGAAACCAGAGCCCTTGAACACCACGCCGACCGAGCCCCACACCTTGCGCAGCGCGCCCGAGCACTCAGGGCACTCGGTCAGGGCGTCGTCGCTGAAGGACTGGAACACCTCGAACTGGTGACCGCACTGCGTGCAGGCATAGGGGTACGTGGGCATGTGTCGTCGACCTCTGTGATCCGGTGAACGGGTTGGCACTCTCAATGCTCGACTGCCAAGTGTACGGGCAGTTGTGGACGCTCCCAACCAGCCGCCCAGGTCGTGGGCCGCCGTCAGTCGCCGGGAGAGTCCTCGCTCGTCGTACGCCAGCCGGCCAAGCGGCCCTCGCGCGAGATGTCGCGGATGCGCCGGATCGTCTGCCGTCGGACGGGTTCGGTCGCCACGACCAGCAGCGCGTCGCCCCGCCGCAGGACAGTGCTCGAGGTGGGTACGAAGCCCTCGCCCTCGCGGACCACGAGCGTCACGTTGGCGCCCGGGGGCAGGCGGAGCTCGAAGATCTCGACACCGTGGAGACGGGACTCCTCACCCACCGTGACCTGGACGACCTCGGCACCGAGCTCTTCGAGCGGAGTCGCCTCGATGTCGAGGTCGACGGCGTGCGCAGGCTCGGTGATGCCGAGCTTCTTGGTGATCCAGGGCAGCGTCGGCGCCTGCACGATCGTGAAGATGATCACGAGCACGAAGACCAGGTCGAACAGCCAATCGGTGTCCGGAGTGTCCAGGGTCAGGGGCACCGTGGCCAGCACGACAGGCACGGCTCCGCGCAGCCCCGCCCACGACAGGAACGCCTGCTCCCGCCAGGGCACCTTGAACCACGCCATGCTCGCGACCACCGAGAGGGGGCGGGCGACGAGCAGCAGCACGAGTCCGACCACGATCGCTGGCACGATCTGGTCGCCGAGCCGCTCAGGAGAGGCCAGCAGCCCGAGCATCACGAACAGCCCAATCTGGGCGAGCCAGCCGAGCGCCTGCCCGAACCCACGCACCGCCGACCGGTGCGGGAGGTGCTGGTTGCCGAGGACGAGCGCGCAGACGTACACGGCGATGAAGCCGCTGGTGTGCGCGAAGTCGGCGACGGCGTACGCGAGCACGGTCACCCCGACGACCGCGATCGAGAAGAGACCGGACGAGCCGGCCGCGCTCCAGCGCAGCACGCGACCCAGCAGGAAGCCGAGTGCCACCCCGATGAGCGCTCCACCGACCAGCTCGGCGACCGCCTCGACGCCGACGAACCACCAGGAGTGGTTGCTGCCGTGGGGACTCGACCGCTCGGCGAGCGCCACCACGAGCAGGACGACAGGGGCGTCGTTGAAGCCCGACTCGGCCTCGAGCACACCGCTCAGCCGACGGGGAAGCGGCACGACCCGCAGCACGGAGAACACCGCCGCCGCGTCGGTCGACGAGACGATCGCGCCGAGCAGCAGCGCGACCGTCCAGGACAGGTCGTCGAGCAAGGTGTGCGCGGCGACCGCCACGACCGCGACCGAGACGACCACACCGAGCGTGGACAGCACGGCCGCAGGGGCGACCGACTGCTTGATCGATGGCCAGGACGTCGTCAGCCCGCCCTCGGCGAGGATCAGCACGAGCGCGCTGTAGCCGAGCACCTGCGCGATCGCCGAGTTGTCGAACTTGATGCCGGCACCGGACTCGCCGAGCGCGAGCCCGATGGCGAGGTAGATCAGGAGCGTCGGCAGACCCGAGCGGTTGGCCAGTCGCACCGCGGCCACGGAGACGAGCAGGACGGTCGCGCCGATGAGGAGCCAGAGGGTCAGGCTGTCGGTCAGCTGCGGCGTCGCGGAGAGCAGGGGCGTGACGGGCAGCACAGCGGACACGTCAGGCTCCCATCCGTACGGGGGTCGGTGCCATAGTCTCGCAGGCGTGACGAGGAGCCCCGTGGTGCGCCGCCTCGTGCTGTGGACCTCAGCGAGCCTTGTGGTCGGTCTGGTGATCGCCGCGGTGCTCGGTGTCGGACTCGTACGGCGGTCGTTCCCGCAGGTCGGTGGCGAGCTCCACGTGCGCGGTCTCTCGAGCTCGGTCGAGGTCGTTCGGGACGCCCGCGGCGTGCCCCACATCTATGCCGACACCAGCGAAGACCTTTTCCGCGCACAGGGATTCGTCACTGCCCAGGACCGCTTCTTCCAGATGGACGTCGTACGCCGGGCCGCCAGTGGGCGCCTCGCGGCGTTGGTGGGCAAGGCCGGTCTCGACTCGGACAAGATCACCCGCACCCTCGGGTGGCGGCGGGTCGCCGAGCAGGAGATGGACCAGCTGCAGCCCGACACGCAGCGCTACCTGCGGGCGTACACGGAGGGGGTCAACTCCTACCTCGAACACGCGGGCACACCATCGCGAATTGCGTTGGAGTACGTCGTGATCGGGCTCAGCGTGCCGGGTCACGCCGTGGAGCCCTGGACGCCCGTCGACTCACTGGTCTACCTCAAGGCGCTCGCCTGGGACCTCAAGGGCAACTACGACACTGAGCTGATGCGCGCACGCCTCTCGGCCACGCTGCCGCCGCAGCAGGTGGCGAGTCTGTTCCCGGCGTACGACGCGAAGGCGCACCCGCCGATCCTGTCGAGCGCGGATTGGTCACTGCCGCAACAGCCCCCGACGACGGGACCCGACCGGCCGACCAACGCATCGCAGCTCGTGTCCACACGATCCGACCCGGCGGTGACCACAGCGCTCGCTGCCGCCGGCAAGGTCCTTGACGCGGTCCCGACCGTCGCGGGCAAGGGCGAGGGACTCGGCTCCAACTCGTGGGTCGTGTCCGGTCGCTTCACCACGACGGGCAAGCCGATGCTCGCCAACGACCCGCACCTCGGTGTCGGGCTGCCGAGCATCTGGTACCAGACCGGCCTGCACTGCCGGACCGTGTCCAGCGCCTGCCCGTACGACGTGAGCGGCTTCACGATGCCCGGCCTCCCCGGCATCGTGATCGGGCACAACGACGAGATCGCTTGGGGTTTCACCAATCTCGACCCTGACGTGACGGACCTCTACCTCGAGAAGGTGACCGGGACGTCGTACGAGCGCGACGGCCGCCAGGTCCCGCTCAGGACTCGAAGCGAGCGCATCTCGGTCGCCGGTGGCAAGCCCGTGGACATCACCGTGCGCGAGACCGTGCACGGGCCGCTGCTGTCCGACGTGGACGACGACGTCGCTGCCGGGGGCGCCGGCGGCAAGCTGCCAGGCGCTGGTAAGCAGAAATACGACGTCGCCCTGGCCTGGACGGCATTGCGGCCCGGTCGCACGGCGGACTCCTTGCTCGCGCTCGGCAAGGCGCGCAACTGGACCGAGTTCCGAGCAGCAGCAAGGAATTTCGCGGCACCATCGCAAAATCTGGTGTACGCCGACCGGTCCGGCAACATCGGCTACCAGGCTCCGGGAGTCGTACCGATCAGGCGCTCGTCGGTGGCCGGAGCGCCGCCGGGGTTCTGGCCGGCACCCGGCTGGAACTCGGCGTACGACTGGACGGGCACGGTGCCGTACGACCAGCTGCCCAGCAGTCTGAACCCGCCCGAAGGCATGATCGTCACCGCCAACAACGCGGTCACGGCATCGACCCGGCCCTACCTCACGAGCGAGTGGGCGCCGGGCTATCGCAGCAACCGGATCCTGGAGCGTCTGCAGGCTGCGACTCGTGACGGCGGCAAGATCTCGGTCGAGACGATGAGCGAGATCCAGACGGACAGCACCAACCCGTTCGCGAAGCAGCTGGTCAAGCAGCTGCTCGCGGTCGACCTGGGCAACGACGCGTTCACCAAGGACGGCCGCAACCTGCTGAAGACCTGGGACTTCACGACACCCGCGAGCGGCAAGCAGTCAGCAGCCGCGGCCTACTACAACGCGGTGTGGCGGGCGCTGCTGTCCGCGACCTTCGACGAGCTGCCCGAGGATCTCGCGCCGACGGGAGGCGCCCGCGACCAAGCCGTGGTCGAGGGGCTGCTGCGCAAGCCGACGGACGCCTGGTGGGACGACCGGCGGACCCCTGGAGTCATCGAGCGCCGCGACGCGATCCTGCGCAAAGCACTGGTCGAGGCGCGCCTCAGCCTCACGCGCGAGATGGGCAAGGATCCGAGTCGCTGGACCTGGGGCCACGCCCACCAGCTCGAGCTGAAGCACCTCGTGCTCGGCGAGGACGCCCCGAAGAT includes these proteins:
- a CDS encoding AAA domain-containing protein — its product is MTADQTPGTAADDRLTRVAAATRIWSKHLVDLGGRNTLLWYRDLPTGTLDIGSAHPAGVAKLLAGHPVRLSELVREDGAYADALRRARTIRAKTVELAQERGVSAGFLAMGMATWDVPSSYSRVPKAPVFLRRLSLRPVVGASSDLVVTVGDEVEVNEVLLSYLESECGIGIDPVKFGNLAHDGDRIDPQPAYDALVKVCEPEVPGFRIASSLVLGTFSYAKLPMVTDLTAQGDALAAHDVIAALAGDPDAIEAVRAEAPERIGESILDDERLVLDADTSQQAVIEAVSAGSHLVVKGPPGTGKSQTIANLIATLAARGQRVLFVAEKRAAIDAVVGRLQRRGLDELVLDAHDGRPHRATLAQSLTDTLDRVVATAGGTGPAVDPRLVDRRDRLIDHRRAMHDSRLPWGVTVDEAQTAILQLASLPHPPRSHVRLIGSDLHGITARRRDELSQDLEDVSAVGAWATEGEPDPWFGARIVGKDQTDRTRALVIQLATHGMAEHRARLDGLADQVGLTPPRTILEADDQLELMSRVFRTLETFKVDLFEAPVDELVAATGSRAYRNEHGIELGQIDRRRLRSQARSLLRPGRPPADVHGVLVRAAAQRRQWREASGPGSRPSAPIEVPDVQRAHERFRDQLDWLASRLEGTAEGNDLIHADFDDLHDRLLRLADTCDRLAVVPQVISRVDRLRANGLGPVVDDFARRGLDAERVPEEFAFVWWSSVLAEIADRDTTYGAHDGHQLRRIEQEYADNDRAHIDAGVARVQDAVDAQIRRVMTDLPEQADIVRVEADRARGHLSLRDLLAQAPELMTSVRPCWAMSPLVVASVVPPGLWFDVVVFDEASQVPPAQAISAISRASQVVVAGDPRQLPPTPFYITDTEGDTAPTDLQAEGVVSVLDLLSTMLPTQELTWHYRSHDERLIAFANAQIYRGGLVTFPGTATDGVVRLDVVSGRGDGETSTVEVDRVVEVILDHARRRPEESLGVITLGVRHAQRVEDAVRRAFAESADLADFIADHDKTEPFFIKPLERVQGDERDAVVLSIGFGRQPNGRVPHKFGPLNLEGGERRLNVAITRARRRMTVVSSFSGDELEVPKLRARGAQMLRDFLLYASSGGAARRVVGESGAGEHGRSSGRTAGGGVSRPADRPKPTIVAGRRRLTASTGSVLDRPFLPETPRRPETPVVAELARRLRDKGLVVHTSHGISTHPLDLAIEDPLRPGEMLVAVETDGPVYAGTPGVRERDRLRLEQLQRLGWAHERVWAVDVFRDPARDVARILGTVQLASQQRAERRRRLAEEAQPPQARPVVETEDDEPDDVDEVDDDVAADAAADDVTDVAYGDDADAPEGDTDVAGDDQDEDPGDDEQDDDGPADDEEDGEEPADEQDDAEPADADDIASEEDSSDEESESAPHEERGA
- a CDS encoding MscL family protein, whose amino-acid sequence is MKGFKDFILRGNLVELAVAFVMAAAFGLVVKAFVTVIMDLIGKAGGTPNFSNWTPGDVHVGALLTELVAFLILAAVVYFFVVKPYQLARTRLGMDNEDQGKTEVDVLTEIRDELRARG
- a CDS encoding SAF domain-containing protein is translated as MNDKATGPVARPRWERLLPDTWQGDSRESAWRRARGRRAASGLLVAVASVGVIGAVRPADEPTKAVVVAAHAIPAGQRLVAADLETTRWPLRASLPAGPPLARLVGQTVVTPLSPGEPVTSTRLRSAHTLPPVAADQVVVSVPISDQSLISTVRVGDRVDAWAAASGRQVGRDLRVVGTVAAVQADGGRLSAAQAAQPPGVLLAVDRSVAGALAMAQAGSQSPGTAVLLALRPTT
- a CDS encoding S-methyl-5'-thioadenosine phosphorylase encodes the protein MTQTPRADIGVIGGSGFYSFLDGVEHVTVETPFGEPSDAVAVGDLDGRRVAFLARHGQGHRFPPHRVNYRANLWALRSLGVRQVLAPCAVGSLRPELGPGTLVVPDQVVDRTWGREHTVYDGATMPTAGSLRTASEEEPEQGASNAVGPVVHVAFADPYCPRGRETVLTAAASNGGSEPVDGGTLVVVNGPRFSSRAESQWHQAAGWSVVGMTGMPEASIARELAMCFTCVCLVTDHDAGVEVGEHVTHEEVLRVFADNIEGLKTVLQQAISQLPDPESDDEATCACRRSLDGLTLPLELP
- a CDS encoding potassium/proton antiporter, producing MSAVLPVTPLLSATPQLTDSLTLWLLIGATVLLVSVAAVRLANRSGLPTLLIYLAIGLALGESGAGIKFDNSAIAQVLGYSALVLILAEGGLTTSWPSIKQSVAPAAVLSTLGVVVSVAVVAVAAHTLLDDLSWTVALLLGAIVSSTDAAAVFSVLRVVPLPRRLSGVLEAESGFNDAPVVLLVVALAERSSPHGSNHSWWFVGVEAVAELVGGALIGVALGFLLGRVLRWSAAGSSGLFSIAVVGVTVLAYAVADFAHTSGFIAVYVCALVLGNQHLPHRSAVRGFGQALGWLAQIGLFVMLGLLASPERLGDQIVPAIVVGLVLLLVARPLSVVASMAWFKVPWREQAFLSWAGLRGAVPVVLATVPLTLDTPDTDWLFDLVFVLVIIFTIVQAPTLPWITKKLGITEPAHAVDLDIEATPLEELGAEVVQVTVGEESRLHGVEIFELRLPPGANVTLVVREGEGFVPTSSTVLRRGDALLVVATEPVRRQTIRRIRDISREGRLAGWRTTSEDSPGD
- a CDS encoding penicillin acylase family protein, with translation MTRSPVVRRLVLWTSASLVVGLVIAAVLGVGLVRRSFPQVGGELHVRGLSSSVEVVRDARGVPHIYADTSEDLFRAQGFVTAQDRFFQMDVVRRAASGRLAALVGKAGLDSDKITRTLGWRRVAEQEMDQLQPDTQRYLRAYTEGVNSYLEHAGTPSRIALEYVVIGLSVPGHAVEPWTPVDSLVYLKALAWDLKGNYDTELMRARLSATLPPQQVASLFPAYDAKAHPPILSSADWSLPQQPPTTGPDRPTNASQLVSTRSDPAVTTALAAAGKVLDAVPTVAGKGEGLGSNSWVVSGRFTTTGKPMLANDPHLGVGLPSIWYQTGLHCRTVSSACPYDVSGFTMPGLPGIVIGHNDEIAWGFTNLDPDVTDLYLEKVTGTSYERDGRQVPLRTRSERISVAGGKPVDITVRETVHGPLLSDVDDDVAAGGAGGKLPGAGKQKYDVALAWTALRPGRTADSLLALGKARNWTEFRAAARNFAAPSQNLVYADRSGNIGYQAPGVVPIRRSSVAGAPPGFWPAPGWNSAYDWTGTVPYDQLPSSLNPPEGMIVTANNAVTASTRPYLTSEWAPGYRSNRILERLQAATRDGGKISVETMSEIQTDSTNPFAKQLVKQLLAVDLGNDAFTKDGRNLLKTWDFTTPASGKQSAAAAYYNAVWRALLSATFDELPEDLAPTGGARDQAVVEGLLRKPTDAWWDDRRTPGVIERRDAILRKALVEARLSLTREMGKDPSRWTWGHAHQLELKHLVLGEDAPKIVRAAVNEGPWGVDGGQGIVNATAWDATEGYGVQTAPSMRMVVDLDNLDASRWVLLGGSSGHPFHGHYDDQTSAWRAGRSYPWPSSTEAVHDDRKHTLTLSGG